In Corynebacterium nuruki S6-4, the following proteins share a genomic window:
- a CDS encoding MogA/MoaB family molybdenum cofactor biosynthesis protein, translated as MTTALVVVASTRAAAGEYTDRTGPLLVDWLRGRGYDTPDPVIVADSDIPAYLDDLLQSADLPRIVLTTGGTGISPGDRTVASVRPHLTHELPGLPAAVWRRGADNGVPTALLSGAVAGVVRRSFIMTLPGSRGGVKDGIAVLDPVLDHITAQLEGAGDHE; from the coding sequence ATGACCACCGCACTCGTCGTCGTCGCCTCGACCCGGGCCGCCGCGGGGGAGTACACCGACCGGACCGGCCCACTGCTCGTCGACTGGCTGCGCGGCCGCGGCTACGACACTCCCGACCCGGTCATCGTCGCTGACAGCGACATCCCCGCCTACCTTGATGACCTGCTGCAGTCGGCGGACCTGCCGCGGATCGTGCTCACCACCGGCGGCACCGGTATCAGCCCCGGTGACCGGACGGTCGCCTCGGTGCGTCCCCACCTGACCCACGAACTGCCGGGCCTGCCGGCGGCGGTGTGGCGGCGGGGCGCGGACAACGGGGTACCGACCGCACTGCTGTCCGGTGCGGTCGCCGGGGTGGTCCGCCGCTCGTTCATCATGACGCTGCCCGGCTCCCGCGGCGGCGTGAAGGACGGCATCGCCGTTCTCGACCCCGTCCTCGACCACATCACCGCACAACTGGAAGGAGCCGGTGACCATGAGTG